In Microbacterium enclense, the DNA window GCGGGCGGCGCAGCCGTGGGAGCCGCGCAGGAGCGCGAGCCGCTCACCGTCCCCCTCGCGGATATCGTCGCGGCCTGGCCGACGGGCTTCGAGGTCGAGGGGATGAAGTCGGAGCCCCTGTACACCGAGCACATCCGCATCGAGCGCGACCACGACGATCTGCGCCTGCGCATCGAGGTCGTCGGCCAGGGCGACGAGGCGTTCGGCACCCAGGAGAGCGCGGTTCGCCTCGGCGATGACGGGACCGTGACCTGGACCTCCGGCTGCACCAAGACGGCGAACGCGTGTGCTCACGACACCGAGCTGCGCGGCTTCCTCTCCACCGCCGCCGTGCTCGCCCTCGCCCGAGCCGACCGGCTGCCGCCGGAGGGAGTGGTGCGAGACGTGCACGGCACCGACGCGGTGTGCGTCGACGATGAGGCCCTGCACCCCGACTCCCCCGCGCCGATCGTGCGCCTCGACCCGTGCTTCGATCTCTCCACGGGCGCTGTGCTCGCGCACTGGTCGCCCGACAGCGCCGCGTTCGTCGGCGCAACGCTCGCCCCCGGCTTCACCGTCTCGTCCCGCCCCTGACCACCCGTCGCCTCCGTCGCACCCGACATCACCCGACCCGAAAGGCCGTCCATGCGTATCCGTCCTGCTCTCCTCGCCGTGCTCGCCGCCGGCGCCCTCGCTCTCGCCGGATGCTCCGGCGGGGGCTCGGCATCCTCCTCCGCCCCCGCCTCAGCGGGAGACGGCGTCATCCGCGTCGGCGCGCTCACACCGGGCAACGCCAACGACGGCGCCTTCAACCAGGCCCTGGCCGACGCCCTGCAGAAACTGCAGGACGAGGGCGAGATCACCTACGAGCTGCGCGAGGGGATGGCCGACCCGGCGACCAGCGAACCGGTGGTCGCCGACTTCGCCAGCCAAGGCGTGGACCTTGTCATCGGACACGGCATCGAGCTGGGCGATGCCATCTTCTCGGTCGCCAAGAACTTCCCCGACGTGCACTTCACCGCCTCGGGCGGCCCCGACATCCTCGACAAGTACACCGACAACGTCGAGACCTGGACGTACGACTCCGCGCAGGTCGGATACCTCTCCGGCTACATCGCCGGTCTCACCGGGGCCACCCCGATCGGCCGGGTCGAGAGCATGGAACTCGACTTCGTCAAGGCGACCGACCAGTTCTTCCAGCAGGGCGTGACCGCGGCGAACCCCTCGGCGTCTCTGCTGCCCGTGGTGTACGCCGGAAGCTTCGACGACGCCGAGGCAGCGGCATCCGCGACCACCGGATTGATCAGCCAGGGCGCCCAGCTGGTGTACACCACCGGTGACGGGATCGCCGCCGGCGTCGGCGCCGCCGCCTCCGGAGCCGGGAAGCTGTCGGTCGGGGTATCCCCGGCCGCCGGATCCGAGGCGCTGAAGACCAATGTCTCCACCGTCGACATCGACATGTACCCGATCGTGAAGGGCTGGGTCGACGAGGTGAAGGCGAAGAAGTTCGGCGGCAAGAGCGTCACCTCGACCCTCGCCAACGGCGGGATCGTCTACCAGGACATCAACACCGTCGGCGGTGCGGTGCCCGCCGACGTGGCCACGAAGGTGGGCGAGCTGGTCGACGGCATCTCGGACGGAAGCGTGACCGTTCCGTGACGACTCCCCGCCGCGAGACCGACCGGACGCTCGTAGCCCGGTCGGTCTCGCGCCACTTCGGCGCAGTCCGCGCCCTCGACGACGTCGACATCGAGGTGCGGCCCGGTACCGTGCACGCCCTGGTGGGGGAGAACGGTGCGGGCAAGTCCACATTGGCGAAGATCCTCGCGGGCGTCGACAGACAGGATGCCGGGACCCTGACGCTCGGCGGAGGGCCCTACGCGCCGCGCGACCGGGCCGACGGTCGG includes these proteins:
- a CDS encoding BMP family ABC transporter substrate-binding protein; amino-acid sequence: MRIRPALLAVLAAGALALAGCSGGGSASSSAPASAGDGVIRVGALTPGNANDGAFNQALADALQKLQDEGEITYELREGMADPATSEPVVADFASQGVDLVIGHGIELGDAIFSVAKNFPDVHFTASGGPDILDKYTDNVETWTYDSAQVGYLSGYIAGLTGATPIGRVESMELDFVKATDQFFQQGVTAANPSASLLPVVYAGSFDDAEAAASATTGLISQGAQLVYTTGDGIAAGVGAAASGAGKLSVGVSPAAGSEALKTNVSTVDIDMYPIVKGWVDEVKAKKFGGKSVTSTLANGGIVYQDINTVGGAVPADVATKVGELVDGISDGSVTVP